A stretch of the Streptococcus himalayensis genome encodes the following:
- the secA gene encoding preprotein translocase subunit SecA: MANILKTIIENDKGELRKLEKMAKKVIAYENEMAALSDEALKAKTEEFKERHRNGESLDDLLYEAFAVVREGAKRVLGLFPYPVQIMGGIVLHHGDVPEMRTGEGKTLTATMPVYLNAISGKGVHVVTVNEYLSERDATEMGELYSWLGLSVGINLAAKSPTEKKEAYACDITYSTNSEIGFDYLRDNMVVRAENMVQRPLNYALVDEVDSILIDEARTPLIVSGPVSSETNQLYHMADHYVKSLTKDDYIIDVQSKTIGLSDSGIDKAESYFKLDNLYDIENVALTHFIDNALRANYIMLLDIDYVVSEDQEILIVDQFTGRTMEGRRYSDGLHQAIEAKEGVPVQDETKTSASITYQNLFRMYKKLSGMTGTGKTEEEEFREIYNIRVIPIPTNRPVARIDHPDLLYPSIESKFKAVVQDVKERYQKGQPVLVGTVAVETSDYISKMLVKAGVPHEVLNAKNHYKEAQIVMNAGQRGAVTIATNMAGRGTDIKLGEGVRELGGLCVIGTERHESRRIDNQLRGRSGRQGDPGESQFYLSLEDDLMKRFGSERIKAVLDRMNLSEEESVIKSKMLTRQVEGAQKRVEGNNYDTRKQVLQYDDVMREQREIIYAERYDVITADRDLAPEIHGMIKRTINRTVDMNNHVDKAEKLEAILNFAKMNLLPEDSISEEDLKGLSDKQIKEELFERALEVYDSQIAKLRDEDAVKEFQKVLILRVVDAKWTDHIDALDQLRSSVGLRGYAQNNPIVEYQSEGFRMFNDMIGSIEFDVTRLMMKAQIHEQERPRAEHQISTTATRNIAAQHTMLPEDVKIESIRRNELCPCGSGKKFKNCHGRRN, translated from the coding sequence ATGGCGAATATATTAAAAACAATCATTGAAAATGATAAAGGTGAATTACGAAAATTAGAGAAAATGGCCAAGAAGGTCATTGCTTATGAAAATGAGATGGCTGCTTTATCAGATGAAGCACTAAAAGCCAAAACAGAGGAGTTCAAGGAACGTCACCGCAATGGGGAATCTTTGGATGATTTGTTGTACGAAGCCTTTGCGGTTGTCCGTGAAGGAGCAAAACGTGTTTTGGGACTCTTCCCCTATCCTGTGCAGATTATGGGAGGAATTGTCCTTCATCATGGTGATGTACCTGAAATGCGTACAGGGGAAGGAAAAACCTTGACCGCGACCATGCCAGTTTATCTCAACGCTATCTCTGGAAAAGGAGTGCACGTTGTTACCGTCAATGAATACCTATCAGAACGGGACGCAACGGAGATGGGTGAACTGTACTCTTGGTTGGGCTTGTCTGTAGGGATTAACCTAGCGGCAAAATCACCAACTGAGAAAAAAGAAGCTTATGCCTGTGATATCACCTACTCAACCAACTCAGAGATTGGATTTGACTATCTGCGGGACAACATGGTGGTTCGGGCAGAAAACATGGTACAACGCCCGCTCAACTATGCCTTGGTTGATGAGGTAGACTCTATCTTGATTGACGAAGCACGGACACCTTTGATCGTATCTGGCCCTGTTTCGTCAGAGACCAATCAGCTGTACCACATGGCAGACCACTATGTCAAATCACTGACCAAGGATGACTATATCATTGATGTTCAGTCCAAGACGATTGGTCTTTCGGATTCAGGTATTGATAAGGCAGAAAGTTACTTCAAGCTGGATAATCTTTATGACATTGAAAATGTGGCTTTGACCCACTTTATCGACAATGCCCTCCGTGCCAACTATATCATGTTGCTAGACATTGATTATGTGGTTAGTGAAGACCAGGAAATCCTCATTGTCGATCAATTTACAGGGCGGACAATGGAAGGTCGCCGGTATTCAGATGGTCTTCACCAAGCGATTGAAGCCAAAGAAGGAGTGCCGGTTCAAGATGAAACCAAAACTTCAGCTTCCATTACCTACCAAAATCTTTTCCGGATGTATAAGAAATTGTCTGGGATGACAGGGACTGGTAAGACTGAGGAAGAGGAATTCCGTGAAATCTACAATATTCGCGTGATTCCAATTCCGACAAACCGCCCGGTTGCTCGTATTGACCATCCAGACCTGTTGTACCCAAGTATTGAGTCCAAATTTAAGGCAGTGGTGCAAGATGTGAAAGAACGCTACCAAAAAGGACAACCTGTCCTTGTCGGAACAGTTGCGGTTGAAACCAGTGACTATATTTCCAAGATGTTGGTAAAGGCAGGCGTTCCTCACGAGGTCTTGAATGCCAAAAACCACTATAAAGAAGCTCAAATCGTTATGAATGCTGGTCAGCGAGGTGCGGTCACTATTGCGACCAACATGGCTGGACGGGGAACGGATATTAAGCTCGGTGAGGGCGTGCGTGAACTCGGTGGACTGTGTGTCATCGGAACAGAGCGCCACGAAAGCCGTCGGATTGACAATCAGCTCCGTGGACGTTCTGGTCGGCAAGGGGATCCAGGGGAATCACAATTCTACCTGTCCTTAGAAGATGATTTGATGAAACGTTTTGGTTCTGAGCGAATTAAGGCTGTTTTAGATCGTATGAATTTGAGCGAAGAAGAATCCGTTATTAAGTCGAAAATGTTGACACGTCAGGTCGAAGGTGCTCAAAAACGCGTCGAAGGAAACAACTATGACACGCGTAAACAAGTCCTTCAATACGATGATGTCATGCGTGAGCAACGTGAAATCATCTATGCAGAACGGTATGATGTTATCACGGCAGACCGCGATTTAGCTCCTGAAATTCATGGCATGATTAAACGGACCATCAATCGTACGGTGGATATGAATAATCATGTGGATAAGGCAGAAAAGCTAGAAGCCATTCTTAATTTTGCTAAGATGAATCTCCTGCCTGAGGATTCGATTAGTGAGGAAGATTTAAAAGGTCTATCAGACAAGCAAATCAAAGAAGAATTATTTGAGCGTGCTCTCGAAGTTTATGATAGTCAGATTGCGAAACTTCGAGATGAGGATGCTGTTAAGGAATTCCAAAAAGTCTTGATTTTACGTGTGGTTGATGCTAAATGGACAGATCATATTGATGCTCTTGATCAATTGAGAAGTTCCGTTGGCTTGCGTGGCTATGCCCAAAATAACCCAATCGTCGAATATCAATCTGAAGGTTTCCGTATGTTTAACGACATGATTGGCTCCATCGAGTTTGATGTCACACGATTGATGATGAAGGCGCAAATTCATGAACAAGAGCGTCCACGGGCAGAGCACCAAATTAGCACAACGGCAACCAGAAATATTGCCGCCCAACATACGATGTTGCCAGAAGATGTGAAAATTGAAAGTATCCGCCGGAATGAATTGTGCCCATGCGGTTCTGGTAAGAAGTTCAAAAATTGTCACGGACGGAGAAACTAA
- the manA gene encoding mannose-6-phosphate isomerase, class I yields MAEALFLQSVMQEKIWGGTRLRDEFGYESASDHIGEYWAISAHPNGVSLVKNGVYAGWKLDDLYREHRELFAHRREDVFPLLTKILDANDWLSVQVHPDDAYGLAHEGELGKTECWYVLAADEGSEIIYGHKALSKEELREKIDQKDWEGLLKKVPVKAGDFFYVPSGTIHAIGQGIMILETQQSSDTTYRVYDFDRKDEAGNLRELHLEKSIDVTTIGDPANSRPVTLYADDLRSTLLVANDFFSVYKWEITGQVHMQRTADYYLVSVLAGQGELVIDGQVYSIKKGDHFILPANVLDWTLRGESLEMIVSHP; encoded by the coding sequence ATGGCGGAAGCACTATTTTTACAATCGGTTATGCAGGAAAAGATTTGGGGCGGGACTAGGCTTCGGGACGAATTTGGCTATGAAAGTGCAAGTGACCATATCGGGGAATACTGGGCGATTTCAGCCCATCCAAATGGGGTTTCCTTGGTTAAAAATGGAGTCTATGCAGGTTGGAAATTAGATGATTTGTACCGTGAACACCGTGAACTTTTTGCTCATCGAAGAGAAGATGTTTTTCCTCTTTTGACGAAAATTTTAGATGCTAATGACTGGTTGAGCGTACAAGTTCACCCCGATGATGCTTATGGTTTAGCACATGAGGGAGAGCTTGGCAAGACCGAATGCTGGTATGTTTTGGCAGCTGATGAAGGATCTGAAATTATCTATGGGCACAAGGCCCTCTCAAAAGAAGAACTTCGTGAAAAGATTGACCAGAAAGATTGGGAAGGGTTGTTGAAGAAGGTTCCTGTCAAGGCGGGGGATTTCTTCTATGTGCCAAGTGGCACTATTCACGCTATTGGACAAGGCATTATGATTTTGGAAACCCAGCAATCAAGTGATACCACCTACCGTGTCTACGATTTTGACCGAAAGGATGAGGCAGGCAATCTCCGAGAATTGCATTTGGAAAAATCCATTGATGTAACAACAATTGGGGATCCAGCAAATAGCCGTCCTGTGACCCTTTACGCAGATGATTTGCGTTCAACCCTGCTTGTTGCCAATGACTTTTTCAGTGTTTACAAGTGGGAGATAACAGGGCAAGTTCACATGCAACGAACAGCTGACTATTACTTGGTTAGTGTCTTAGCGGGCCAAGGGGAACTTGTCATTGACGGGCAGGTCTATTCCATTAAAAAAGGTGACCACTTTATCCTGCCAGCAAATGTGCTTGATTGGACCTTGCGGGGAGAGAGTTTAGAGATGATTGTTAGTCATCCTTGA
- the alr gene encoding alanine racemase has protein sequence MKKSPHRPTRAVIDLSAITYNLEQVAYHLPQEVEKWAVVKANAYGHGAVQVARALLPQVDGFCISNIDEALELRNAGITQDMLVLGVSDVQVVDLALRENIVLTVASLEWLERLKQTGQELTGLRVHIKVDSGMGRIGFRNASDINQSIASLTEAGSLVEGIFTHFATADERDESYFYQQLNTFKEILAEVEDCPLLIHASNSATSLWHQETIFNAVRLGVVLYGLNPSGEVLSLPYELRPALQLETEIVHVKAVPKGACIGYGATYEAMEEEWIATLPIGYADGWTRDMQGFAVLVEGERCPIVGRVSMDQITIALKKPYPLGTKVVLIGSSHGKEVSATDVAVYRGTINYEVVCLLSDRIPRLYP, from the coding sequence ATGAAAAAAAGTCCACACAGACCAACGAGGGCGGTAATTGATTTATCAGCGATTACCTATAATTTGGAACAAGTAGCATACCACTTGCCGCAAGAGGTAGAAAAGTGGGCGGTTGTCAAAGCCAATGCTTATGGTCACGGTGCAGTCCAAGTGGCTCGTGCTCTGCTACCACAAGTGGATGGATTTTGCATCTCTAATATTGATGAAGCCTTGGAATTACGAAATGCAGGCATCACCCAAGATATGCTCGTTTTAGGCGTATCGGATGTGCAAGTTGTTGATCTAGCTTTGAGAGAAAATATCGTACTAACGGTTGCGAGCCTAGAGTGGCTAGAACGACTGAAGCAAACGGGACAAGAGCTCACAGGATTGCGTGTCCATATCAAGGTTGATTCAGGGATGGGGCGGATTGGCTTTAGAAATGCGAGCGATATCAATCAATCAATTGCAAGTTTGACAGAGGCAGGGAGCTTGGTAGAAGGGATTTTCACTCATTTTGCGACAGCGGATGAACGCGATGAAAGTTACTTTTATCAGCAATTGAACACCTTTAAGGAAATTCTTGCAGAAGTGGAGGATTGTCCTCTTTTGATCCACGCTAGTAATTCAGCGACCAGTTTGTGGCACCAAGAAACGATTTTTAATGCAGTTCGTTTAGGAGTGGTTCTCTACGGTTTAAATCCAAGTGGAGAGGTTCTGTCCTTGCCGTATGAGTTGCGACCTGCTTTGCAGTTGGAGACAGAAATTGTCCATGTCAAGGCTGTTCCAAAGGGAGCTTGTATCGGCTACGGGGCGACCTATGAGGCCATGGAAGAAGAATGGATTGCTACTTTACCGATTGGTTATGCAGATGGATGGACCCGCGATATGCAGGGATTTGCGGTTTTAGTTGAGGGAGAGCGGTGTCCGATTGTCGGTCGGGTGTCAATGGATCAAATCACCATTGCCTTGAAAAAGCCCTATCCACTGGGAACAAAGGTGGTTTTGATTGGCAGTAGTCATGGCAAGGAAGTATCAGCGACAGATGTGGCAGTTTATCGAGGTACGATTAACTATGAAGTGGTGTGCTTACTGAGTGATCGAATTCCTCGGCTATATCCTTAA
- a CDS encoding 3-deoxy-7-phosphoheptulonate synthase has translation MTFKALSQPINVKEVRSNYKLEGASLQRKEERDAALNAIIRGEDDRILLVIGPCSSDNEEAVLEYAKRLAALQETVKDRIFMVMRVYTAKPRTNGDGYKGLIHQPNATAAPSLINGIKAVRKLHYRVITETGMTTADEMLYPENLPLVDDLISYMAVGARSVEDQQHRFVASGADLVTGLKNPTSGNLTVMFNGIYAAQNKQSFLFGNTEVETSGNPYAHAILRGAINEYGKNVPNYYYDNLLDTIAQYEKMGLENPFIIIDTNHDNSGKQYLEQVRIVRQTLINRAWNEKIHRYVRGFMIESYLEDGRQDEPDVFGKSITDPCLGWDHTEQLVREIYETLGK, from the coding sequence ATGACATTTAAAGCCTTAAGTCAGCCAATCAATGTAAAAGAAGTACGAAGCAACTATAAGCTTGAGGGGGCTTCTTTGCAACGAAAAGAAGAACGAGATGCTGCATTAAATGCCATTATTCGTGGGGAAGATGACCGAATTTTATTGGTCATCGGTCCCTGCTCATCAGACAACGAAGAAGCTGTATTAGAATACGCTAAACGTTTGGCAGCTCTTCAAGAAACGGTTAAAGACCGTATATTTATGGTCATGCGTGTTTATACGGCTAAGCCACGAACCAATGGTGATGGTTATAAAGGCTTAATTCACCAGCCCAATGCAACGGCTGCGCCGAGTCTGATCAATGGGATTAAAGCTGTTCGTAAGCTCCATTATCGTGTCATCACAGAGACGGGCATGACGACAGCAGATGAAATGCTCTATCCAGAAAATCTACCCTTGGTGGATGATTTGATTTCTTACATGGCAGTGGGAGCTCGTTCGGTGGAAGATCAGCAACATCGTTTTGTAGCGAGTGGGGCAGACTTGGTTACGGGGCTTAAAAATCCTACGTCTGGGAATTTAACTGTCATGTTTAATGGCATTTATGCAGCGCAGAATAAACAGAGTTTCCTGTTTGGAAATACAGAGGTAGAAACTTCTGGAAATCCATACGCTCATGCAATTTTGCGTGGTGCTATCAATGAGTATGGAAAAAATGTTCCAAATTACTACTATGATAATTTATTAGACACTATCGCCCAGTATGAGAAGATGGGCTTGGAGAATCCTTTTATTATCATTGATACCAACCATGATAATTCAGGAAAACAGTATTTGGAGCAAGTGAGAATTGTCCGTCAAACCTTGATTAACCGAGCTTGGAATGAGAAAATCCATCGCTATGTTCGAGGATTTATGATTGAATCTTATTTAGAAGATGGTCGTCAAGATGAGCCAGATGTATTTGGAAAATCAATCACTGATCCTTGTCTCGGCTGGGATCATACGGAACAGTTGGTACGTGAAATTTATGAAACATTAGGGAAGTAA
- the acpS gene encoding holo-ACP synthase: MIRGHGIDIEEISSIQKAYERNVRFVDKVLTNREKERFSQLSGKRKFEYLAGRWAAKEAFSKAWGTGLVTRQLSFQDLEILNNQMGAPIFTQSPFEGTIWVSISHAGNLVTASVILEEKDEKKSTQTNEGGN, from the coding sequence ATGATAAGAGGACACGGTATTGACATCGAGGAAATTTCCTCGATTCAGAAGGCATATGAGCGAAATGTTCGATTTGTGGATAAGGTTTTGACCAACCGTGAAAAAGAACGGTTCAGCCAGCTTTCTGGCAAACGAAAATTTGAATATTTAGCGGGGCGTTGGGCTGCCAAAGAAGCGTTTAGCAAGGCTTGGGGAACGGGGCTAGTGACACGCCAGCTAAGTTTTCAGGATTTAGAAATTTTAAACAATCAGATGGGGGCACCAATCTTTACCCAGTCTCCCTTTGAAGGAACTATCTGGGTATCCATTAGCCATGCCGGAAATCTGGTGACTGCAAGTGTGATTTTGGAGGAAAAGGATGAAAAAAAGTCCACACAGACCAACGAGGGCGGTAATTGA
- the recG gene encoding ATP-dependent DNA helicase RecG, with the protein MNLHQPLTVLPGVGPKSAEKYLKLGIASLLDLLLYFPFRYEDFQTKNVLELEDGEKAVIAGEVATPANVQYYGFKRNRLRFSIKQGEVVLAVNFFNQPYLVDKIELGQTIAVFGKWDKKKASLTGMKVLAQVEDDLQPVYRVVQGVSQASLVKVIKIAFDEGLDLLLEENLPTVLLQRYQLMERSQAVRAMHFPKDLAEYKQAVRRVKFEELLYFQMQLQVLKSQTKDEGNGLSMLWDEQSLKEKKASLPFSLTEAQEKSLAEILGDMRSSSHMNRLLQGDVGSGKTVVAALSMYAAHTAGFQSALMVPTEILAEQHAESLKELFPELNLVLLTGSMRVAEKRERLAAIASGEAEFIVGTHALIQEGVDYAKLGLIIIDEQHRFGVGQRRILREKGQNPDVLMMTATPIPRTLAITAFGDMDVSVIDQLPAGRKPIVTRWVKHEQLPVVLDWLLKELQKGSQAYVISPLIEESEALDLKNALALEEELKAYFSDRARIALLHGKMKSEDKERIMQDFKEKKTDLLVSTTVIEVGVNVPNATVMMIMDADRFGLSQLHQLRGRVGRGDKQSYAILVANPKTESGQKRMKIMTETTNGFVLAEEDLKMRGSGEIFGTRQSGIPEFQVANLVEDYPILEEARRVSAQIVSEPNWQEQADWQILALNLEKKEHLD; encoded by the coding sequence ATGAATTTACACCAGCCCTTGACAGTACTTCCTGGAGTGGGGCCTAAATCAGCCGAAAAATACTTAAAATTAGGCATTGCAAGTTTGCTGGATTTGTTGCTCTATTTTCCTTTTCGCTATGAAGATTTTCAAACAAAAAATGTCTTGGAGCTTGAGGATGGAGAAAAGGCTGTGATTGCTGGTGAGGTTGCGACCCCTGCCAATGTCCAGTATTATGGATTTAAACGAAATCGTCTTCGTTTTTCAATCAAGCAAGGAGAGGTGGTTCTGGCTGTCAATTTTTTCAACCAACCCTATCTGGTTGATAAGATCGAGCTGGGTCAGACCATCGCCGTCTTTGGAAAATGGGACAAGAAAAAAGCAAGCCTAACAGGGATGAAGGTCTTAGCGCAGGTGGAGGATGATTTGCAGCCAGTGTACCGAGTGGTGCAAGGCGTTAGTCAAGCCAGTCTGGTAAAAGTGATTAAGATAGCTTTTGATGAGGGCTTGGATTTGCTTTTAGAAGAAAATCTGCCAACGGTTTTACTACAACGCTACCAACTAATGGAGCGTAGTCAGGCTGTGCGGGCCATGCATTTTCCCAAAGATTTAGCAGAATATAAGCAGGCCGTTCGGCGCGTTAAATTTGAAGAGTTGCTGTATTTTCAAATGCAGTTACAAGTCTTGAAATCCCAAACCAAGGACGAGGGCAATGGCCTTAGCATGCTGTGGGATGAGCAGTCCCTCAAGGAGAAAAAGGCCAGTCTGCCCTTTTCTTTAACAGAGGCTCAGGAAAAGAGCTTGGCAGAGATTTTGGGAGATATGAGGTCGTCTTCTCATATGAATCGCCTTCTGCAAGGAGATGTGGGGAGTGGCAAGACAGTGGTTGCAGCCCTTAGCATGTATGCGGCTCATACAGCGGGCTTTCAATCAGCCCTTATGGTGCCTACGGAAATCTTGGCAGAACAACATGCGGAAAGTTTAAAAGAATTGTTTCCCGAGCTGAATCTTGTCTTGTTGACAGGGAGTATGAGGGTGGCGGAAAAGCGTGAACGGCTAGCTGCTATTGCTTCAGGCGAGGCGGAGTTCATCGTGGGAACCCATGCCCTCATTCAAGAAGGAGTAGATTATGCCAAGCTGGGGTTGATTATCATCGATGAGCAGCACCGATTTGGGGTTGGTCAACGTCGGATTTTACGGGAAAAGGGCCAAAATCCAGATGTTTTGATGATGACAGCGACACCTATTCCGCGAACCTTAGCTATTACAGCTTTTGGAGATATGGATGTCTCCGTGATTGATCAGCTGCCAGCTGGACGCAAGCCCATTGTCACCCGTTGGGTCAAGCATGAGCAGCTGCCAGTTGTTTTGGACTGGCTCTTAAAAGAGCTCCAGAAAGGTTCTCAAGCTTATGTCATTTCTCCTTTGATTGAAGAATCAGAAGCCTTGGATTTGAAAAATGCTCTGGCCTTGGAAGAGGAATTAAAAGCCTATTTTTCAGACCGTGCACGCATTGCTCTGCTTCACGGTAAGATGAAAAGTGAGGACAAGGAGCGTATTATGCAGGATTTCAAGGAGAAAAAGACAGATCTTTTGGTTTCTACGACGGTGATCGAAGTGGGGGTGAATGTACCTAATGCTACGGTGATGATGATTATGGATGCTGACCGCTTTGGACTAAGCCAGCTCCATCAGCTGCGTGGTCGCGTAGGTCGTGGGGACAAGCAATCCTATGCAATCTTAGTAGCCAATCCTAAGACGGAATCAGGTCAAAAACGCATGAAAATCATGACAGAGACGACCAATGGCTTTGTTTTGGCTGAAGAGGATTTGAAAATGCGGGGGTCTGGTGAAATCTTTGGCACTCGCCAATCAGGAATTCCAGAATTCCAAGTTGCTAATCTGGTGGAAGACTATCCAATCTTAGAAGAAGCAAGGCGAGTCTCTGCACAGATTGTCTCTGAACCTAATTGGCAGGAGCAGGCAGATTGGCAGATTTTAGCCCTGAATTTGGAGAAAAAGGAACATTTGGATTAA
- a CDS encoding 3-deoxy-7-phosphoheptulonate synthase gives MVFIEKGQQIDIEEIKSVSQLSADALAKKEARDEELAAIIRGEDERILLVIGPCSSDNEEAVLEYAKRLADLQEKVKDKIFMVMRVYTAKPRTNGDGYKGLVHQPDTSKAPSLINGILAVRQLHYRVITETGLTTADEMLYPSNLVLVDDLVSYHAIGARSVEDQEHRFVASGIDAPVGMKNPTSGNMGVMFNAVYAAQNKQSFLYHAQEVETCGNPLTHIILRGATNEYGKNVPNFYYENLLDAIERYEKMELENPFIIIDTNHDNSGKQYLEQVRIIRQVLINRDWNPKIKQAVRGFMIESYLEDGRQDQPEVFGKSITDPCLGWDNTEQLIMEIYQTVK, from the coding sequence ATGGTATTTATTGAAAAAGGTCAACAAATTGATATAGAGGAAATTAAATCAGTTAGCCAATTGTCAGCGGATGCCCTTGCTAAAAAGGAGGCACGTGACGAGGAGCTAGCAGCGATTATCCGTGGAGAAGATGAGCGTATTCTCTTGGTCATTGGTCCCTGCTCATCCGATAATGAAGAGGCTGTGTTGGAATACGCTAAGCGCCTTGCGGATCTTCAAGAGAAGGTGAAAGATAAAATTTTTATGGTGATGCGGGTTTATACGGCAAAACCTCGGACCAATGGGGATGGCTATAAAGGGCTAGTTCATCAGCCAGATACGTCTAAAGCACCGAGTTTAATCAATGGTATTTTAGCAGTTCGTCAGCTCCATTATCGTGTCATCACAGAGACAGGTCTTACGACGGCAGATGAGATGCTCTATCCGTCCAATCTTGTTTTGGTAGATGATTTGGTCAGCTACCATGCGATTGGTGCACGTTCGGTTGAAGACCAAGAGCACCGCTTTGTGGCATCAGGAATTGATGCTCCAGTGGGAATGAAAAATCCAACCTCAGGCAATATGGGAGTGATGTTTAATGCTGTTTATGCAGCACAAAACAAGCAGAGTTTTCTCTACCATGCTCAGGAAGTGGAAACCTGTGGAAATCCATTGACCCATATCATTTTACGAGGAGCTACCAATGAATACGGCAAAAATGTTCCGAATTTCTATTATGAAAATCTTCTGGACGCCATTGAACGCTATGAGAAAATGGAACTGGAAAATCCATTCATTATCATTGATACCAACCATGATAATTCTGGTAAGCAATATCTAGAGCAAGTTCGAATTATCCGTCAGGTTTTGATCAATCGAGATTGGAATCCGAAAATTAAACAAGCCGTTCGTGGTTTCATGATTGAGTCTTACTTGGAAGATGGACGCCAAGATCAGCCAGAGGTATTTGGGAAGTCCATTACGGACCCTTGCTTAGGTTGGGACAATACGGAACAGTTGATTATGGAAATCTACCAAACGGTAAAGTAA